One window from the genome of Treponema sp. OMZ 838 encodes:
- the dctP gene encoding TRAP transporter substrate-binding protein DctP, whose amino-acid sequence MRKILTLFVTLFIASTALVSAEEIVLKIATVAPARSPWDIELKKVAEEWNRITDGQVTVKIYNMTTLGGEKAGIQKLKAARPGQQAPLDGAIFTMIGLHELVPDAYIYTLALPFLLQNQQELDKALSVYGKKIESRINAAGYELVAWSNVGWLSFYTKEPYQTLGELKKIKLAVAGLDSPILSDSFKLSGFNVVDVPTQKFSQMLKSKNGISGFFAVHLLAYVGGYYKDISYALDTKLCPIMAGFVISKASWNKIPTKYHAAMKEAMEKARKRLNDALDDSDADCVRKMEASGVTMIRPSKEELKKWEEEFSVNINDIHRAFPNAFDMEMYQNIQKLIAPMRK is encoded by the coding sequence GTGAGAAAAATTTTGACACTCTTTGTTACATTGTTTATTGCTTCAACGGCTCTTGTCAGTGCTGAAGAAATCGTATTAAAGATAGCAACCGTTGCTCCTGCCCGTTCTCCATGGGACATTGAGCTTAAAAAAGTTGCAGAAGAATGGAATCGTATTACCGACGGACAGGTAACGGTAAAAATCTATAATATGACAACCCTCGGCGGAGAAAAAGCCGGTATTCAAAAACTCAAAGCAGCGCGCCCCGGGCAGCAGGCTCCGTTGGATGGAGCAATTTTTACCATGATCGGTTTGCATGAATTAGTTCCCGATGCTTATATCTATACACTTGCACTTCCATTTTTACTCCAAAATCAGCAAGAACTCGATAAAGCACTCAGTGTATACGGTAAGAAAATAGAATCAAGAATTAACGCGGCCGGTTATGAATTGGTCGCATGGTCGAATGTCGGATGGCTTTCTTTTTATACAAAGGAACCCTACCAAACACTCGGCGAATTAAAGAAAATAAAATTGGCAGTCGCCGGTTTGGATAGTCCTATTTTAAGTGATAGCTTTAAACTGAGCGGCTTTAACGTAGTCGATGTACCTACGCAAAAATTCTCTCAAATGTTGAAAAGCAAGAACGGTATCAGCGGTTTTTTTGCCGTGCATCTTTTAGCCTATGTCGGAGGGTATTACAAAGATATAAGCTATGCGCTTGATACAAAACTGTGTCCTATTATGGCTGGTTTTGTTATTTCAAAAGCTTCATGGAATAAAATTCCTACGAAATATCATGCTGCGATGAAAGAAGCAATGGAAAAGGCAAGAAAACGTCTCAACGATGCACTTGATGATTCGGATGCCGACTGTGTACGTAAAATGGAAGCAAGCGGGGTTACGATGATTCGTCCTTCTAAGGAAGAACTGAAGAAGTGGGAAGAAGAGTTCAGTGTGAATATTAATGATATCCATCGGGCATTTCCGAATGCATTTGATATGGAGATGTATCAAAATATCCAAAAACTCATTGCTCCGATGCGTAAATAA